In Campylobacteraceae bacterium, one DNA window encodes the following:
- a CDS encoding PDZ domain-containing protein has protein sequence MNINYKLKLLLPYLYIFLFAYGVNAVLFVYLPKNPIQNKIESKNRINYSTYNTFFNKAPLLKEEESIKKEYFTVDKIRVKAIYAQKNNEGLAILEDKNTKKSSIITVGQDFKTYTLKKLFNTYIVLEKDEKEYKVVLIKLSSNVEYSINKEKKEELKVSQTGITISRVYLNTYMNNLSKIWNNISLKEIKIKNKTKGFQIINITQNSVFDKLGLKKGDVIKRVNKKNIDSSAYAFELYKNINEMEHFSVEVLRNNKMVELNYEIN, from the coding sequence ATGAATATCAATTATAAACTTAAACTTCTTTTGCCTTATTTATATATTTTTTTATTCGCTTATGGAGTTAATGCTGTTTTGTTTGTGTATCTTCCTAAAAATCCAATACAAAATAAAATAGAATCAAAGAATCGAATAAACTACAGCACATATAATACTTTTTTTAATAAAGCCCCTCTGCTAAAAGAAGAAGAGAGTATAAAAAAAGAGTATTTTACAGTGGATAAAATACGTGTAAAAGCAATTTATGCTCAAAAAAATAATGAAGGGTTAGCAATCCTTGAAGATAAGAATACAAAGAAGTCCTCTATAATAACTGTAGGACAGGATTTTAAGACCTATACTCTAAAAAAACTCTTTAATACATATATTGTTCTAGAAAAAGATGAAAAAGAATATAAAGTTGTTTTGATAAAGTTATCTTCTAATGTAGAATATTCAATTAACAAAGAAAAAAAAGAAGAACTTAAAGTAAGTCAAACAGGGATTACCATATCACGGGTATATTTAAATACGTATATGAATAATCTTTCAAAAATATGGAACAATATAAGCCTTAAAGAAATAAAAATAAAAAACAAAACAAAAGGTTTCCAAATTATAAATATCACACAAAACTCTGTGTTTGATAAATTGGGTTTAAAAAAAGGGGACGTGATTAAAAGAGTTAATAAAAAAAATATAGACTCTTCTGCATATGCGTTCGAATTGTATAAAAATATCAATGAAATGGAACATTTTTCAGTAGAAGTATTACGAAACAATAAAATGGTGGAGTTAAATTATGAAATTAATTAA
- a CDS encoding transposase → MPTRIRIDLAGYHHIINRGVNRCNVFNNDNDKDMFLLIINKTSKTHDIVLHDYVLMDNHYHLLVETKKENLPMFMRIVNANYAKYYNKKYNRSGHLWQDRYKSRYIIHDEYFYIVIKYIENNPVEAKMTSEIGKYKFTLAYNILHSKKYKECCKESILIKGFNLKELIEFLDISITEDELKILNEKAKVDVKRIEEKIVIKEIKELYIYFVNINTKEKRNKAILEAYYDGHTQVKISEYLDVSKSLISKILKSGDSFSGV, encoded by the coding sequence ATGCCAACAAGAATAAGAATAGATTTAGCAGGATATCATCATATAATTAATAGAGGGGTAAACCGCTGTAATGTTTTTAATAATGATAATGATAAAGATATGTTTTTACTGATTATAAATAAAACTTCAAAGACGCATGATATTGTACTACATGATTATGTTTTGATGGATAATCACTATCACTTGTTAGTAGAAACAAAAAAAGAAAATCTTCCAATGTTTATGAGAATAGTAAATGCAAACTACGCAAAATATTACAATAAGAAATATAATAGAAGTGGCCATTTATGGCAAGATAGATATAAATCAAGATATATAATACATGATGAATATTTCTATATAGTAATAAAATACATTGAAAATAACCCCGTAGAAGCAAAAATGACATCAGAAATAGGCAAATATAAATTTACCTTGGCTTATAATATATTACATTCAAAAAAATATAAGGAGTGTTGTAAAGAATCTATATTAATTAAAGGCTTTAATCTAAAGGAATTAATTGAATTTTTAGATATTTCCATTACAGAAGATGAATTAAAGATATTAAATGAGAAAGCAAAAGTAGATGTAAAAAGAATCGAAGAAAAAATTGTTATAAAAGAAATAAAAGAGTTATATATATATTTTGTAAATATTAATACAAAAGAAAAAAGAAATAAAGCTATACTAGAAGCATATTATGATGGACATACACAAGTTAAAATATCAGAATATTTAGATGTATCTAAATCTCTTATTTCGAAGATACTAAAAAGTGGAGATTCATTCTCTGGGGTGTAA
- the gspG gene encoding type II secretion system major pseudopilin GspG, translated as MKNAFSLMELIVVILILGLLATLVLPNLIGKGEESKAKIVCIQMKSISQTLKLYKIDYSSYPSTQEGLNILSSKKYFDEGKLPKDPWKNEYIYTHNDEKFDLISFGPDKKESVSDDIYYSKCSK; from the coding sequence TTGAAAAACGCTTTCTCATTAATGGAATTAATTGTAGTTATCCTTATTTTGGGATTATTAGCCACTTTGGTACTGCCTAACTTAATTGGCAAAGGTGAAGAATCAAAAGCAAAAATTGTGTGTATTCAAATGAAGAGTATTTCTCAAACCTTAAAATTATACAAAATTGATTATAGTAGCTATCCAAGTACCCAAGAGGGGCTTAACATATTATCTTCAAAAAAGTATTTTGATGAAGGTAAATTACCAAAAGATCCTTGGAAAAATGAATATATTTATACCCATAACGATGAAAAATTTGATTTGATTTCTTTTGGGCCAGATAAAAAAGAAAGTGTGAGCGATGACATTTATTACAGTAAATGCAGTAAATAA
- a CDS encoding type II secretion system protein → MTFITVNAVNKKSSFSLVELILVIVLISLTYTLFLPKMTLYSNKKEKPSLVNIKSYLKKHFKFEENLTFSCTDTTCYIFVDNKRIENFEVKNLFSSTPVVYQNNEILEFLDITIDNISYSVVFELAFDKDYKSKDILLEANTLFYFYNSIQDEVRIFETLGSYEDYYENLKIEVSDAF, encoded by the coding sequence ATGACATTTATTACAGTAAATGCAGTAAATAAAAAATCATCTTTTTCTTTAGTAGAATTAATACTTGTTATTGTTTTAATTTCACTTACTTATACTTTATTTTTACCAAAAATGACTTTGTATTCGAATAAAAAAGAAAAACCAAGCTTGGTAAATATAAAAAGTTATCTTAAAAAACATTTTAAGTTTGAGGAAAATCTTACTTTTTCTTGTACGGATACTACTTGTTATATTTTTGTAGATAATAAGCGTATAGAGAATTTTGAAGTAAAAAATCTTTTCTCTTCAACTCCTGTTGTATATCAAAACAATGAAATCCTAGAGTTTTTAGATATTACAATAGATAATATTTCCTATTCTGTTGTTTTTGAATTGGCATTTGATAAGGACTACAAAAGTAAAGACATTCTTCTTGAGGCCAATACCTTATTTTATTTTTATAATTCAATCCAAGACGAAGTACGTATATTTGAAACCTTAGGTTCATATGAAGATTATTACGAAAATTTAAAAATTGAGGTAAGTGATGCTTTTTAA
- a CDS encoding type II/IV secretion system protein — protein sequence MIKEELHDLNLTPHILEGYELALKNFVLFSEYENNTIIAVSSLHLEIAFDYLSKYEYSYEVKFLDEISYEKLFSKFVDFRADKQMSKIQEEQENAQMQEDDFTLDEFLKVGSDILSSEESAPIIKFVNALFYQAIKKNASDIHIEMHEYKGEVRYRMDGVLSKHIELDKNIMALVISRIKVISNLDISEKRIPQDGRTQIKISKKTLDIRVSILPTFYGERVVMRILMQSEDILSLEGLGFSSQVREGLDKVLYNSYGMILVTGPTGSGKSTTLHSLLHKIKSEEQNIITIEDPVEYKSNNISQIQVNAKVGLTFASGLRSILRQDPDIIMLGEIRDEETASISIQAALTGHLLFSTLHTNRAPAAITRLIDMGVEKYLLSSSLLAVLAQRLVRILCEQCKEVDILSSHHDTFTLEINSKIYKAKGCKICNYTGYKGRVAIGELFIITEEIKECLKQDVDDSTLMKIAIDNGMISLSIQMIHLLEEGKTSFNEAIRIGL from the coding sequence ATGATTAAAGAAGAACTGCATGATTTAAACCTCACGCCTCATATCCTTGAAGGGTACGAATTGGCCTTAAAAAACTTTGTATTGTTTAGTGAATATGAAAATAATACTATTATTGCTGTAAGCTCTTTACATTTAGAAATTGCTTTTGATTATCTTTCAAAATATGAATATTCTTACGAAGTGAAATTTTTAGATGAAATATCTTATGAAAAACTTTTTTCAAAATTTGTTGATTTTCGAGCGGATAAACAAATGTCCAAGATTCAAGAAGAACAAGAAAACGCTCAAATGCAAGAGGATGATTTTACATTAGATGAATTTTTAAAAGTGGGCTCTGATATTTTAAGCTCAGAAGAATCAGCTCCCATAATCAAGTTCGTTAATGCACTGTTTTATCAAGCCATTAAAAAAAATGCTTCAGATATTCATATTGAAATGCATGAATATAAAGGTGAAGTAAGGTATCGAATGGATGGGGTTCTCTCAAAACATATTGAGTTGGATAAAAATATCATGGCTTTAGTAATATCAAGAATAAAAGTAATTTCAAACCTTGATATTTCTGAAAAAAGAATTCCACAAGATGGACGTACACAAATTAAAATATCTAAGAAAACCTTGGATATTAGGGTTTCCATTTTACCTACTTTTTATGGGGAAAGAGTGGTTATGAGAATACTTATGCAAAGTGAAGATATTTTATCTTTAGAAGGTTTGGGCTTTTCTTCACAAGTAAGAGAAGGTCTGGATAAAGTTTTATATAATTCTTATGGCATGATATTAGTAACTGGTCCAACAGGAAGTGGAAAATCAACCACTTTGCATTCTTTATTGCATAAAATTAAAAGTGAAGAACAAAATATTATAACCATAGAAGATCCAGTAGAATACAAATCCAATAATATATCTCAAATTCAAGTCAATGCAAAAGTTGGGCTTACTTTTGCAAGTGGCTTACGCTCCATTCTAAGACAAGATCCTGATATTATTATGTTAGGGGAGATTAGAGATGAAGAAACGGCTTCTATATCTATTCAAGCAGCATTAACGGGTCATTTATTGTTTTCAACCTTACATACGAATAGAGCACCTGCTGCAATAACAAGATTAATTGATATGGGGGTTGAAAAATATCTTCTTTCTTCTTCTTTATTAGCTGTTCTTGCACAAAGGTTGGTACGAATATTGTGTGAACAATGTAAAGAAGTAGATATTTTAAGTTCCCATCATGATACCTTCACCCTAGAAATAAATTCAAAAATTTATAAAGCAAAGGGATGTAAAATATGTAATTACACTGGATATAAAGGAAGAGTTGCTATTGGGGAATTGTTTATTATTACTGAAGAAATAAAAGAGTGCTTAAAACAGGATGTAGATGATTCTACTTTAATGAAAATTGCTATTGATAATGGAATGATAAGTTTAAGTATTCAAATGATACATCTATTAGAAGAAGGTAAAACCTCTTTTAATGAAGCAATACGAATTGGTCTGTAA
- a CDS encoding prepilin-type N-terminal cleavage/methylation domain-containing protein encodes MKKAFTLIEVIISITLMSFVIVLLLNLKEQNLYLVDKAQDSQEKNAYFSSFVLSSSFQNINNENIYLSDVLSFQKYEHNKNVKDFKITVKNTALKSKVYEVSSLNNIEFKAYEGLFSNKDTQKKYYFFKIN; translated from the coding sequence ATGAAAAAAGCCTTTACTTTAATAGAAGTTATTATTTCAATTACTTTAATGTCTTTTGTAATTGTACTTTTATTAAATCTAAAAGAACAAAATCTCTATCTCGTAGATAAAGCACAAGACTCACAAGAAAAGAATGCTTATTTTTCATCCTTTGTTTTATCTTCATCTTTTCAGAATATAAATAATGAAAATATATATCTTTCTGATGTTTTAAGTTTTCAAAAATATGAACATAATAAAAACGTTAAAGACTTTAAAATAACAGTAAAAAACACAGCATTAAAAAGTAAAGTATATGAAGTTTCTAGCTTGAATAATATTGAGTTTAAAGCATATGAAGGCCTATTCTCAAATAAAGACACACAAAAAAAATACTATTTTTTTAAGATAAACTAA
- a CDS encoding prepilin-type N-terminal cleavage/methylation domain-containing protein gives MKLKAFTLIEVIISITLFSIILLFMYKTLDMTNFSNKIFEDKIEKNMLQNSVKQIIVEDILEASSVLNIDNTAEFSLLEIQSNNMYHDVFYKYIYYLVSREKNLLRIESLNKINFKNFTHESLENAYVDLLLKNIEIFSLATFSKNYSKNNAVTILLKQKNTKEILITSLVMAKKIK, from the coding sequence ATGAAATTAAAAGCTTTTACTTTAATAGAAGTGATTATTTCTATTACACTATTTTCTATTATCTTGCTTTTTATGTATAAAACTTTAGACATGACAAACTTTTCTAATAAAATTTTTGAAGATAAAATAGAAAAAAATATGCTTCAAAACAGTGTAAAACAAATTATTGTAGAAGATATTTTAGAAGCATCAAGTGTTCTTAATATAGATAACACAGCTGAGTTTTCACTCTTAGAAATACAAAGTAATAATATGTACCATGATGTTTTTTACAAATATATATATTATCTTGTCTCAAGAGAAAAAAATTTACTCAGAATTGAAAGTTTAAATAAAATAAATTTTAAAAATTTTACACATGAAAGTTTAGAAAATGCTTATGTTGACCTTCTATTAAAAAACATCGAAATATTTTCTTTAGCAACATTTAGCAAAAACTACAGCAAAAATAATGCTGTCACTATCTTATTAAAACAAAAGAATACTAAAGAAATACTAATCACTTCTCTTGTAATGGCTAAAAAAATTAAATAA
- a CDS encoding LysE family translocator: MSYESMITFALAIFIFGITPGPGVFALISNSLNNGMRTSIYLGVGMAVSDVVYLILAFYGLVSLAKNYAGVFDFISIVGGLYLIYLGYKIFTAPIDKNVENVKKSYRSYFGNFSKGFLISASNPKVIIFYIAFLPTFVDLTALSSNDMIIISVITFCALMCGLILISYSAHRARQLLTKESSVKKLNATAGSIMGLAGFYLLAK; encoded by the coding sequence ATGTCATATGAAAGCATGATTACATTTGCACTGGCTATATTTATTTTTGGAATTACTCCTGGACCTGGTGTTTTTGCACTTATCTCCAATTCTTTAAATAATGGCATGAGAACCTCTATTTATTTAGGTGTTGGAATGGCAGTTTCAGATGTAGTATATTTAATTCTTGCTTTTTATGGTTTGGTTTCTTTGGCTAAAAACTATGCTGGTGTTTTTGATTTTATTAGTATTGTTGGAGGTTTATATTTAATTTATTTGGGATATAAAATTTTTACAGCACCTATTGATAAAAATGTAGAAAATGTGAAAAAATCTTACCGTTCTTATTTTGGAAATTTTTCAAAAGGTTTTTTAATATCTGCTTCTAATCCCAAAGTGATTATTTTTTATATTGCATTTTTACCAACGTTTGTAGATTTAACTGCATTGAGTTCAAACGATATGATAATTATCTCCGTCATCACCTTTTGTGCATTAATGTGCGGTTTAATTCTTATTTCTTACTCAGCACACAGAGCAAGACAGTTATTAACAAAAGAGTCTTCTGTTAAAAAATTAAATGCAACAGCAGGTTCTATTATGGGATTAGCTGGGTTTTATTTATTGGCTAAATAA
- a CDS encoding type II secretion system F family protein, translating to MLFKYTGIDYEGNKVKAKIEAISLHGAKAKIKNKKIFIKSIEKDEAIFNTKHFTFKKRKINNTLLATFSRDLSIYLTAGISLINALKLLSQSHKKNKKLNAFFTSLHTFLDEGKNFYTALEEQNIFEVPEFYKQSIKISENGGLLQSVLLELATFLKEQDRIKKQISQAMIYPMFILGISFLMVGFMLSFIVPKLTAVFDQLDQELPAITVFVINLGDFFEKNFFYLSFFLLICIFTFVVCLHKYEAFKYVIDKYLLKIPFFSGLLELGELSRFSYMNSILMRSGIPFVQAVQLSSNIIKNLLIKKIFEEGASKIVEGEKLSKVLDNNKHYKLDEAFVHAIAIGEETSTLSEILNNLATLYNESNKDKINIFLSLLEPIFMLLVGLIIGFIVIAMLLPIFSMNIS from the coding sequence ATGCTTTTTAAATATACTGGTATTGATTATGAAGGCAATAAAGTAAAAGCCAAAATTGAAGCTATCTCCTTACATGGTGCCAAAGCTAAAATAAAAAATAAAAAGATTTTCATAAAAAGTATAGAAAAAGATGAGGCGATATTTAATACAAAACATTTTACCTTTAAAAAAAGAAAAATCAACAATACCTTACTTGCCACATTCAGTAGAGATTTAAGTATTTATTTAACAGCAGGAATTTCTTTGATAAATGCCCTTAAACTTCTTTCCCAATCTCATAAAAAAAATAAAAAACTCAATGCCTTTTTCACTTCTTTACATACATTTTTAGATGAAGGAAAAAATTTCTATACGGCATTAGAAGAACAAAATATTTTTGAAGTCCCAGAATTTTATAAACAAAGTATTAAAATCTCCGAGAATGGGGGTTTGCTTCAAAGTGTTTTACTTGAATTAGCCACATTTCTAAAAGAACAAGATAGAATCAAAAAACAAATTTCACAAGCTATGATATATCCTATGTTTATATTAGGGATTTCTTTTTTAATGGTGGGATTCATGCTCTCTTTCATTGTTCCTAAACTTACAGCAGTTTTTGATCAGCTTGATCAAGAATTACCCGCTATTACTGTTTTCGTTATTAACTTAGGTGACTTTTTTGAAAAGAATTTTTTTTACTTAAGTTTTTTTCTTCTTATTTGCATTTTTACTTTTGTTGTTTGCCTTCATAAATATGAAGCTTTTAAATATGTTATAGATAAATATCTTTTAAAAATACCTTTTTTCTCTGGTTTGTTAGAATTAGGCGAACTTAGCCGTTTTTCTTATATGAATTCTATTTTAATGCGCTCTGGTATCCCTTTTGTCCAAGCCGTACAATTAAGTTCAAATATTATAAAAAACTTACTTATTAAAAAGATATTTGAAGAAGGTGCCAGTAAAATAGTTGAGGGAGAAAAACTTTCAAAGGTTTTGGACAATAATAAACATTATAAGTTAGATGAAGCTTTTGTTCATGCTATTGCTATAGGAGAGGAAACAAGCACTTTAAGTGAAATACTAAACAACCTAGCAACACTCTACAATGAATCCAATAAAGATAAAATCAATATCTTTTTATCTTTATTAGAGCCTATCTTCATGCTTCTTGTTGGTCTTATCATTGGTTTTATTGTAATTGCTATGCTTTTACCTATTTTTTCTATGAATATATCTTAA
- a CDS encoding type II and III secretion system protein:NolW, protein MKLIKVFIAIVLLNICVLAKGDNINVNFKDLEIKDLIKITSKIINKNILLTSPIKGKVDFISNTSVKKDEIINILIYVLQAKGFTIVENGDILRIVRINDTAKYNTPIINSTSKEYFQMVTKVFRVSYSNVDYVASKVRHLISKSAKLVTDKESNSIVITDFSSNIKTIQKVVNLITLGNAKVIEIVKLKNIDAKLASTNLKHVAKSIYNEKILKEKVSIIVNKNNNSITLVGKKQNVFFLKKQLLSNDSSGSLIKRVVEVISLKNVEAKNVIKIIDAIIGKKKYLDPNMKPLSSIDEESNSIILAGPLDEIEFIKELISKLDKDKLQVYVQARIIEVNESLVSEVGAKYGIAGGRGNSNGIFTFSSALNGGKALAFDTSSIGLVLPNISSGLALGASINLLKENYALDIVSEPSILCINNKECSIYVGETISIKTGSSTTDGGVTNDSFKREDIGLTLKVKPRISNDNKVTLSIETILEGVKQTVSVSGNPDTSKKEVKTTAIVNNGESVIIGGLIENKMEETNTKVPFLGDLPLIGALFRNKSESNVQKNLVIVITPYIIPKSRDLSYVRNQLAQLKALESKYTKDMELRLLENKLKNDKNDKKREKKLKKVKIALANQVVSQNKKKKISNTFMKERQEKINRLMGHD, encoded by the coding sequence ATGAAATTAATTAAAGTTTTTATAGCAATAGTATTATTGAACATATGTGTTTTAGCTAAAGGTGATAACATTAATGTTAATTTTAAAGATTTAGAGATAAAAGACCTAATTAAAATCACCTCTAAAATAATAAACAAGAACATTCTTCTTACCTCCCCAATAAAAGGAAAAGTAGACTTTATTTCTAATACTTCGGTGAAAAAAGATGAAATTATTAATATATTGATTTATGTTTTGCAAGCAAAAGGTTTTACTATTGTAGAAAATGGTGATATTTTAAGAATTGTTAGAATTAATGATACGGCTAAATACAACACTCCTATTATTAATTCAACATCTAAAGAGTATTTTCAAATGGTAACTAAGGTTTTTAGGGTTTCATATTCTAATGTTGATTATGTGGCTTCAAAAGTACGCCATCTTATTTCAAAATCTGCAAAATTAGTAACAGATAAAGAATCTAATTCTATTGTAATCACTGATTTTTCTTCTAATATTAAAACCATACAAAAGGTAGTTAATTTAATAACCTTGGGAAATGCAAAAGTTATTGAAATAGTGAAGCTTAAAAACATAGATGCAAAACTTGCCTCAACTAATTTAAAGCATGTAGCCAAATCAATATATAATGAAAAAATACTTAAAGAGAAAGTATCCATTATTGTGAATAAAAACAATAATTCAATTACTTTAGTTGGAAAAAAACAAAATGTATTTTTTTTAAAAAAACAGCTTTTATCCAATGACAGTAGCGGATCACTTATAAAAAGAGTAGTAGAAGTAATTTCTTTAAAAAATGTAGAAGCTAAAAATGTTATCAAGATAATTGATGCCATTATAGGAAAGAAAAAATACCTAGACCCTAATATGAAACCTCTAAGCTCGATTGACGAAGAATCAAATTCTATTATTTTAGCTGGGCCTTTAGACGAAATAGAGTTTATTAAAGAATTGATTTCTAAACTTGACAAAGATAAATTGCAAGTATATGTACAAGCTAGAATTATTGAAGTGAACGAAAGTCTTGTTTCTGAAGTAGGGGCAAAATATGGAATTGCGGGAGGACGTGGAAATTCAAATGGAATTTTTACTTTTTCATCAGCACTTAATGGAGGGAAAGCTTTGGCTTTTGATACTTCAAGTATCGGACTTGTTTTGCCTAATATAAGCTCTGGACTTGCACTAGGGGCCAGTATTAATTTACTAAAAGAAAACTATGCGCTGGATATTGTTTCAGAACCCTCTATTTTATGTATAAATAATAAAGAATGTTCTATTTATGTAGGGGAAACTATTTCTATTAAAACAGGCTCTAGTACAACGGATGGAGGTGTTACCAATGATTCTTTTAAAAGAGAAGATATAGGACTTACCTTAAAAGTAAAACCTCGTATTTCGAATGATAATAAAGTGACGCTCTCAATAGAAACAATTTTAGAAGGGGTAAAACAAACGGTTTCTGTTAGTGGAAACCCTGATACCTCTAAAAAAGAAGTCAAAACAACAGCTATTGTAAACAATGGAGAATCCGTTATTATTGGGGGGCTTATTGAGAATAAAATGGAAGAAACCAATACTAAAGTACCTTTTTTAGGGGATCTTCCTCTTATTGGAGCTTTATTTAGGAATAAAAGTGAAAGTAATGTTCAAAAGAACCTTGTAATTGTCATTACTCCTTATATTATTCCTAAATCTAGGGATTTATCTTATGTAAGAAATCAGCTTGCACAATTAAAAGCATTGGAATCAAAATATACCAAAGATATGGAACTAAGGCTCTTAGAAAACAAATTAAAAAATGATAAAAATGATAAAAAACGAGAAAAAAAACTTAAAAAAGTTAAAATTGCCTTAGCTAATCAAGTAGTATCTCAAAATAAAAAGAAGAAAATATCGAATACCTTTATGAAAGAAAGACAAGAAAAGATTAACAGGTTAATGGGTCATGATTAA